From Camelina sativa cultivar DH55 chromosome 20, Cs, whole genome shotgun sequence, the proteins below share one genomic window:
- the LOC104770295 gene encoding calcium-dependent protein kinase 34-like, which translates to MGNCCSHGRDSGNTNDEPQTQNGGGGGGTGAAEASVRASRHPPASPPPATKQGPIGPVLGRPMEDVKSSYSLGKELGRGQFGVTHLCTQKATGLQFACKTIAKRKLVNKEDIEDVRREVQIMHHLTGQPNIVELKGAYEDKHSVHLVMELCAGGELFDRIIAKGHYSERAAASLLRTIVQIIHTCHSMGVIHRDLKPENFLLLNKDENSPLKATDFGLSVFYKPGEVFKDIVGSAYYIAPEVLRRKYGPEADIWSIGVMLYILLCGVPPFWAESENGIFNAILSGQVDFSSDPWPAISPQAKDLVRKMLNSDPKQRLTAAQVLNHPWIKEDGEAPDVPLDNAVMSRLKQFKAMNNFKKVALRVIAGCLSEEEIMGLKEMFKGMDTDNSGTITLEELRQGLAKQGTRLSEYEVQQLMEAADADGNGTIDYGEFIAATMHINRLDREEHLYSAFQHFDKDNSGYITMEELEQALREFGMNDGRDIKEIISEVDGDNDGRINYEEFVAMMRKGNPDPNPKKRRELSFK; encoded by the exons ATGGGAAATTGTTGCTCTCATGGACGGGATTCAGGGAATACCAACGATGAACCGCAAA CGCAaaatggaggaggaggcggtggtACTGGTGCCGCGGAGGCCTCTGTGAGAGCTTCGAGACACCCGCCAGCATCTCCTCCTCCTGCAACCAAACAAGGGCCAATAGGACCAGTCTTAGGGCGACCAATGGAAGATGTAAAGAGCTCATATTCATTGGGTAAAGAGCTAGGTCGCGGACAGTTTGGTGTGACCCATCTCTGCACGCAGAAGGCCACGGGACTTCAATTCGCTTGCAAGACCATTGCGAAAAGGAAGCTGGTGAACAAAGAAGACATTGAGGATGTGAGAAGGGAGGTGCAGATTATGCATCACTTGACCGGTCAGCCAAACATCGTGGAGCTTAAAGGTGCCTATGAGGACAAGCATTCTGTGCATTTGGTTATGGAGCTTTGTGCGGGCGGAGAGTTGTTCGATAGGATCATTGCAAAGGGGCATTACTCGGAGAGAGCCGCGGCTTCATTGCTACGTACGATTGTGCAAATTATCCATACTTGTCATTCCATGGGGGTTATCCACAGGGACTTGAAGCCTGAGAACTTTTTGTTGCTCAACAAGGATGAGAATTCTCCTCTCAAAGCCACCGACTTCGGTCTATCCGTGTTCTACAAGCCAGGAGAGGTTTTCAAAGACATTGTGGGAAGTGCTTATTACATTGCACCAGAAGTGTTGAGGAGGAAGTATGGACCAGAGGCTGATATTTGGAGCATCGGTGTCATGTTGTATATCCTCTTGTGTGGTGTTCCACCTTTCTGGGCTG AGTCGGAGAATGGAATTTTCAATGCCATCTTAAGTGGACAGGTTGATTTTTCAAGCGATCCATGGCCTGCCATTTCACCACAAGCAAAGGACCTTGTTAGGAAGATGCTCAACTCTGATCCCAAACAAAGATTAACCGCTGCTCAAGTTCTCA aCCACCCATGGATCAAGGAGGATGGAGAAGCACCAGATGTTCCTCTTGACAATGCAGTGATGTCTAGGCTCAAGCAATTCAAAGCAATGAACAACTTTAAGAAAGTTGCTTTACGG GTGATAGCTGGGTGCTTATCAGAGGAAGAAATCATGGGACTAAAGGAGATGTTCAAAGGAATGGACACCGACAACAGTGGAACAATAACTCTTGAGGAACTAAGACAAGGACTTGCCAAGCAAGGTACAAGGTTATCTGAGTACGAAGTCCAGCAATTAATGGAAGCT GCTGATGCGGACGGTAATGGAACCATAGACTATGGAGAATTTATAGCAGCTACAATGCATATCAATAGACTCGACAGAGAAGAGCATCTTTACTCAGCCTTCCAACACTTTGACAAAGACAACAGTGG ATATATCACAATGGAAGAGCTGGAGCAAGCCCTCCGAGAGTTTGGCATGAACGATGGCAGAGACATTAAGGAAATCATTTCTGAGGTTGATGGAGACAAT gaTGGGCGGATAAACTACGAGGAGTTTGTGGCAATGATGAGAAAAGGAAACCCTGATCCTAACCCTAAGAAGCGGCGTGAACTGTCGTTTAAATGA
- the LOC104770294 gene encoding rhodanese-like/PpiC domain-containing protein 12, chloroplastic, whose translation MFRVTGTLSAVSSPAVVAASYSAVLRLSVTSTLAIVSPPNPRWFSTFSRSFLGGRISSLRPPRVPSPCPIRLSGFSALKMRASFSSSGSSPGREILVQHLLVKGDDTELFAELQKKILDGEDMNDLAAEYSICPSKKDNGMLGWVKLGQMVPEFEEAAFKAELNQVVRCRTQFGLHLLQVLSEREPVKDIQVEELHSKMQDPVFMDEAQLIDVREPDEIAIASLPGFKVFPLRQFGTWAPDITSKLNPEKDVFVMCKVGGRSMQVANWLQSQGFKSVYNVAGGIQAYALKVDPSIPTY comes from the exons ATGTTTAGAGTGACCGGAACTCTCTCGGCGGTATCATCTCCAGCGGTGGTGGCGGCGTCTTACTCCGCAGTTCTGAGACTCTCTGTTACGTCCACTCTCGCTATCGTCTCTCCTCCCAATCCCCGCTGGTTCTCGACGTTTTCTCGTTCATTTCTCGGCGGACGCATCTCTTCGCTCCGACCACCACGCGTTCCTTCTCCGTGCCCAATCAGGCTCTCTGGTTTCTCGGCTCTCAAAATGAGAG cTTCGTTTAGCAGCAGTGGGAGTAGTCCAGGTAGAGAGATTCTGGTCCAGCATTTGCTTGTGAAGGGCGATGATACTGAGCTCTTTGCTGAACTCCAAAAGAAAATCTTGGATG GAGAGGATATGAATGATCTTGCGGCTGAGTACTCGATTTGTCCATCCAAAAAGGATAATGGTATGCTTGGATGGGTTAAACTGGGTCAAATG GTACCAGAGTTTGAGGAAGCTGCGTTCAAAGCAGAGCTGAATCAGGTGGTGAGGTGTAGAACCCAATTTGGCTTGCACTTATTGCAAGTTCTATCTGAGAG gGAACCTGTGAAAGATATCCAGGTGGAGGAGCTGCATTCCAAAATGCAAGATCCAGTTTTCATGGATGAGGCTCAGTTAATTGATGTCAGAGAACCCGACGAGAT AGCAATCGCATCCTTGCCAGGATTCAAAGTGTTCCCTCTCCGCCAATTCGGAACCTGGGCACCAGACATCACTTCAAAGCTGAACCCTGAGAAGGATGTATTTGTCATG TGCAAGGTTGGTGGCAGGTCAATGCAAGTTGCGAACTGGTTACAGTCTCAG GGCTTCAAGAGTGTGTACAATGTCGCTGGTGGAATACAAGCTTATGCTCTCAAGGTTGACCCATCAATTCCTACTTACTGA
- the LOC104770296 gene encoding protein CLT1, chloroplastic, which translates to MVTTSSVRLITGLTASIGSIESRDANPAQSISLICRNQINGGASPIVLRSSRSSKLWLIDAVPPSKSWLGSDDGGDVKKPDARNYAVGGHAVAGKHDNKTTEIVIAAATTAALGVGNRVLYKLALIPLKQYPFFLAQLSTFGYVAVYFTVLYFRYRAGIVTKEMLSVPKTPFLIVGVLESLALAAGMAAASNLSGPSTTVLSQTFLVWQILFSIIFLGRRYRINQILGCTLVAFGVIISVASGSGAAHSFKDTGILWSLLMVFSFLLQGADTVMKEVIFLDSKKRLKGASLDLFVVNSYGSVFQVICIALLLPFLSKLWGIPFNQLPSYIRDGGACFLNIGSRITGCEGAPLLPVMFVMMNMAYNISLLRLIKISSAVVSSLASTVSVPIAVFCFTLPLPYLGVASTLPPGFVAGTVVLVLGMLLYAWTPSTNSSHSIIPSPPST; encoded by the exons atggTAACAACAAGCTCCGTCCGGTTAATCACCGGTTTAACGGCCTCAATCGGCTCGATCGAATCGCGTGACGCCAACCCAGCTCAATCCATTTCCCTAATCTGTCGAAACCAAATCAACGGTGGTGCTTCGCCTATCGTACTGCGCTCCTCTCGAAGTTCCAAGCTATGGTTAATAGACGCGGTTCCTCCGTCGAAATCTTGGCTCGGATCTGACGATGGCGGAGACGTCAAGAAACCAGACGCGCGTAATTACGCGGTCGGCGGTCACGCGGTTGCTGGAAAACATGATAATAAGACGACGGAGATAGTTATAGCAGCGGCGACGACGGCGGCGCTGGGAGTAGGGAACCGCGTATTGTATAAGCTGGCTCTGATTCCTCTCAAACAGTATCCCTTCTTCCTCGCGCAGCTCTCCACCTTCGG GTATGTAGCTGTATACTTTACGGTCTTGTACTTCAGATACCGAGCTGGAATTGTTACAAAAGAGATGCTATCAGTTCCAAAAACTCCATTTTTGATTGTTGGCGTCTTGGAGTCTCTTGCTCTAGCTGCTGGGATGGCCGCCGCTT cGAATCTCTCTGGACCATCTACTACAGTTTTATCTCAG ACATTTCTTGTCTGGCAAATTctcttctctattatttttctCGGGAGGAGATatagaataaatcaaatattgGGATGTACTCTTGTAGCATTTGGTGTAATCATCAGTGTGGCAAG TGGATCTGGTGCCGCTCATTCATTTAAAGATACGGGAATACTTTGGAGTCTTCTTatggtgttttcttttctacttCAAGGAGCAGATACAGTAATGAAG GAAGTCATCTTTCTAGATAGCAAAAAGCGATTGAAG GGTGCTTCACTTGATCTGTTTGTTGTAAACTCATATGGTTCAGTTTTCCAA GTTATATGCATTGCGttgcttcttccttttctttcaaaactttGGGGCATACCGTTTAACCAACTACCGAGCTATATCAGAGACGGGGGTGCTTGCTTTCTGAACATTGGTTCTAGAATAACAG GATGCGAAGGGGCTCCCCTTCTTCCCGTAATGTTTGTCATGATGAACATGGCTTACAACATCTCCCTTCTACGCCTCATCAAGATATCATCTGCAGTTGTGTCGTCTCTGGCATCCACCGTTTCAG TGCCCATAGCGGTTTTCTGTTTCACGCTTCCCCTACCGTACCTTGGGGTGGCATCTACGCTTCCACCGGGGTTTGTTGCAGGCACAGTCGTCCTTGTACTCGGCATGCTTCTATATGCTTGGACACCATCTACTAACTCTTCCCATTCGATTATCCCCTCGCCCCCTTCCACCTAG
- the LOC104770297 gene encoding rho GTPase-activating protein 7 has translation MEASLAALERPRVAASNTVFKSGPLFISSKGLGWTSWKKRWFILTRTSLVFFKNDPGALPQKGGEVNLTLGGIDLNNSGSVVVREDKKLLTVLFPDGRDGRAFTLKAETFEDLYEWKTALEQALAHAPNAALIMGQNGIFRAETNEAIEGRDKRPLKSLVVGRPILLALEDIDGSPSFLEKALQFIEKYGTKIEGILRQSADVEEVERRVQEYEQGKTEFTLDEDPHVVGDCIKHVLRELPSSPVSASCCTALLEAYRIESKEARISSLRSAIAETFPEPNRRLLQRILKMMHTISSHSHENRMNPNAVAACMAPLLLRPLLAGECDLEDGFDSGEDNSAQLLAAANAANNAQAVITVLLEDYGSIFDEENIQRCSISTESHIGNSGPDDSSDDDNNVKNEYHNADNEVEQVTDDDNERALSGKMSESSGCTGSDLYEYKGFVADDSDIESPRDINGPRCNSNVRTDHLMRNPFVNSTDQQTGEQIGDDPTKYGENSCIVHVSESYQSSGTVLNVPTHGNTLAAPGLEASSEKSVNKGTPSSVHAKRATFWGRGSARKISTDGSFDSSGEDELAIQRLETTKNELRQRIAKEARGNAILQASLERRKQALHERRLSLEQDVSRLQEQLQAERDLRAALEVGLSMSSGQFSSHGVDSKTRAELEEIALAEADVARLKQKVAELHHQLNQQRQTHFGSFSDARDTHQYLQNHNSQKRFLKQDFDSTLAYVNHERKQRHEENVLGAEWRNSNGAGSFGVGNSRQPSRNQISESTSLTDSKISEESGKISVDKFSTMDSPSVPSTSRALDITEYPRLNHPSAAASAALVELTTRLDFFKERRSQLMEQLQNLDLNYGGSSSQDFIHRPSSPPWN, from the exons ATGGAGGCTTCTTTAGCGGCTTTGGAGCGGCCACGAGTTGCAGCTTCTAATACG GTTTTTAAGAGTGGTCCACTTTTCATATCATCTAAAG GATTGGGTTGGACATCTTGGAAGAAACGCTGGTTCATCCTCACACGTACTTCTTTGGTCTTCTTCAAAAATGACCCT GGCGCATTACCACAAAAGGGTGGTGAAGTTAACTTAACCCTGGGTGGCATCGACTTGAATAACTCTGGAAG tgtTGTGGTAAGAGAGGATAAAAAATTGTTGACGGTACTATTTCCAGATGGCCGTGATGGAAGAGCTTTCACTCTTAAG GCTGAGACATTTGAAGATTTGTACGAGTGGAAAACTGCGCTTGAGCAGGCTCTTGCACACGCCCCTAATGCAGCACTCATCATGGGTCAAAATGGAATATTCCGTGCTGAAACTAACGAGGCTATCGAag GGCGGGATAAGCGTCCATTAAAATCCTTGGTTGTTGGAAGACCAATCTTACTTGCTCTTGAAGATATTGATGGAAGCCCATCATTCCTTGAGAAAGCTCTACAGTTTATTGAGAAGTATG GAACTAAAATTGAAGGAATACTAAGACAGTCTGCTGATGTGGAGGAGGTGGAACGTAGAGTTCAAGAATATGAACAGG GCAAAACGGAGTTCACTTTGGATGAAGATCCGCATGTTGTTGGAGACTGCATTAAG CATGTATTGAGGGAGTTGCCTTCTTCTCCGGTTTCAGCATCTTGTTGCACTGCCCTGCTGGAAGCTTACA GAATCGAGTCTAAGGAAGCTCGCATTAGTTCATTGCGCTCTGCGATAGCAGAAACATTTCCTGAACCTAATCGACGTCTACTACAACG GATTCTGAAAATGATGCATACCATCTCGTCTCATTCCCACGAAAATCGAATGAACCCAAATGCTGTAGCTGCTTGCATGGCTCCTCTACTTCTACGTCCTCTACTGGCTGGTGAATGTGATTTAGAGGACGGTTTTGATAGCGGTGAGGACAATTCTGCTCAGCTTCTTGCTGCTGCTAATGCTGCCAATAATGCCCAAGCCGTCATTACAGTTCTCTTGGAGGATTATGGAAGTATTTTCGAT gaagaaaatattcaaagatGTTCGATTTCGACTGAATCACATATTGGAAATAGTGGGCCTGATGATTCGAGTGATGATGACAACAACGTGAAAAATGAATATCACAATGCAGATAATGAAGTTGAACAAGTGACAGATGATGATAATGAGCGTGCATTGAGTGGAAAAATGAGTGAAAGCAGTGGTTGCACAGGCAGTGATCTCTATGAATACAAG GGGTTTGTTGCTGATGACTCTGATATTGAATCACCAAGAGACATAAATGGTCCAAGATGTAATTCAAACGTACGAACAGATCATCTTATGAGAAATCCTTTTGTTAACTCCACGGATCAACAAACTGGAGAGCAGATAGGTGATGATCCAACGAAATACGGAGAGAACTCATGTATTGTACATGTTAGCGAGTCTTATCAATCATCAGGGACAGTTCTAAATGTACCCACTCATGGGAACACTTTGGCTGCTCCTGGTCTTGAAGCATCAAGTGAGAAATCCGTGAATAAAGGCACACCCTCCTCTGTTCATGCAAAGCGCGCAACATTCTGGGGTCGTGGCAGT GCCCGAAAGATATCCACAGATGGATCGTTTGATTCTTCAGGAGAAGACGA GCTTGCTATACAGAGGCTCGAGACCACGAAAAATGAACTGCGCCAACGAATTGCAAAAGAG GCTAGAGGTAACGCAATATTACAGGCTAGCTTGGAGAGAAGGAAGCAAGCACTGCATGAACGTCGTTTGTCGCTTGAACAAGAT GTGTCAAGATTACAAGAGCAGCTGCAAGCCGAAAGAGATCTCCGAGCAGCACTGGAGGTTGGTTTGAGCATGTCTTCTGGACAATTCAGCTCACATGGTGTGGATTCGAAA ACAAGGGCTGAACTTGAGGAAATTGCTCTTGCTGAGGCTGATGTTGCCAGGCTGAAGCAAAAAGTTGCAGAACTTCACCATCAGCTTAACCAGCAACGTCAGACTCACTTTGGTTCCTTCTCCGATGCGCGTGATACTCATCAGTATCTCCAGAATCACAATTCTCAAAA AAGGTTTCTTAAGCAAGATTTTGATTCCACTCTTGCCTATGTAAAtcatgaaagaaaacaaagacacGAG GAGAATGTACTGGGAGCGGAGTGGAGAAATAGTAACGGAGCAGGATCTTTTGGGGTTGGCAATAGCAGGCAACCATCTCGTAATCAAATATCAGAATCAACAAGTTTGACTGACTCTAAAATCAGTGAAGAGTCTGGAAAGATATCTGTGGACAAGTTCTCAACCATGGATTCTCCATCTGTTCCATCGACTTCAAGAGCATTAGAT ATAACAGAGTACCCGAGGCTTAATCATCCGTCAGCCGCTGCATCAGCAGCTCTGGTAGAGTTAACAACTCGTCTTGATTTCTTCAAGGAAAGACGGTCACAGCTGATGGAACAGCTTCAGAACCTTGACCTTAACTACGGCGGCTCATCTTCACAAGATTTCATACACCGGCCATCTTCTCCACCTTGGAACTAA